In the Leptolyngbya sp. SIO1E4 genome, one interval contains:
- a CDS encoding DUF4168 domain-containing protein, whose amino-acid sequence MSLLFFTVAPALAETILEEPPAPTSILSADLNATDIPSEKVDQFVSAYLQVVELIDERSEELQRAETEAESLRLQQTIQIAAFQLIEEAGLSRQDYWQLLGLANTDPEFRDRVLAQMEERDR is encoded by the coding sequence ATGTCCCTGCTTTTTTTCACTGTAGCGCCAGCACTCGCAGAAACAATTTTGGAGGAGCCGCCTGCCCCAACGTCTATTCTGTCGGCAGACCTCAATGCCACGGATATTCCATCTGAAAAGGTCGATCAATTTGTCTCAGCTTATCTCCAAGTTGTTGAGCTAATTGACGAGCGCAGTGAAGAACTTCAGCGGGCAGAAACAGAGGCAGAGTCCCTAAGGTTGCAGCAGACTATTCAAATCGCCGCCTTCCAATTAATTGAGGAGGCCGGGCTAAGCCGCCAAGACTATTGGCAACTGCTGGGGTTGGCCAATACCGATCCAGAATTTCGCGATCGCGTCTTAGCTCAGATGGAGGAACGCGATCGCTAA
- a CDS encoding DMT family transporter — protein MLGYLLVLLSSAFFCIQNVVVRILFAEQTLVGVGVTGGFLPPTLQNSFLLLLLRMALAVPLMGLLANRMHPQIWQDLRKLAAPSQRRALGYALAGGGLMFAYLALLYVSIGLIATGIAMTLFFTFPVFTALFSWRFLGHRPSNARWGVMGCVLLGSVLSVPHNQWAGGGSYWGGVLSVAAGVAYALYTVNAQKSFDYLHPVPYTWISFAITLLLSALCLLIWPQAEAPSLAWGPIWIGSLISGLVTFAGHVLYNSGIRLIGATSSAMIGAANPAFTVVLAWMSIREVLGGMQLLGVAIVTLSVASLSRFSR, from the coding sequence GTGCTTGGCTATCTCCTGGTTTTACTCTCATCCGCCTTCTTCTGCATTCAAAATGTTGTTGTGCGCATCTTATTTGCAGAACAGACCCTTGTTGGGGTCGGTGTCACCGGCGGCTTTCTGCCCCCGACCTTACAAAATTCATTCCTGTTGCTGCTGTTGCGTATGGCGCTGGCGGTGCCGCTTATGGGGTTGTTAGCAAATCGTATGCATCCCCAGATTTGGCAAGACCTCCGCAAATTGGCAGCCCCCTCCCAGCGACGAGCGTTAGGGTATGCCTTAGCAGGCGGCGGCCTGATGTTTGCATATCTGGCCCTGCTCTATGTCTCGATTGGTCTCATCGCTACAGGCATCGCGATGACCCTCTTTTTTACCTTTCCCGTCTTTACGGCGCTCTTTTCCTGGCGATTTTTGGGGCATCGTCCGAGCAATGCGCGTTGGGGTGTGATGGGCTGTGTATTGCTGGGGAGTGTGCTAAGCGTGCCCCATAATCAATGGGCAGGGGGCGGCAGCTATTGGGGAGGGGTGCTAAGCGTTGCCGCTGGTGTTGCTTATGCGCTTTATACGGTGAACGCTCAGAAAAGTTTTGATTATTTGCACCCAGTCCCCTACACCTGGATCAGCTTTGCCATCACCCTGCTGCTGTCCGCTCTCTGCTTGCTAATTTGGCCACAGGCAGAGGCTCCCTCGCTTGCATGGGGGCCTATTTGGATTGGGAGCCTGATCTCAGGACTGGTGACCTTTGCTGGGCATGTTCTCTACAACTCAGGTATTCGGCTGATTGGGGCGACGTCTTCCGCCATGATTGGGGCGGCTAATCCAGCATTTACTGTCGTGTTAGCGTGGATGTCCATTCGGGAGGTGTTGGGGGGAATGCAGCTACTTGGGGTCGCTATTGTGACGCTAAGCGTGGCCTCTCTCAGTCGCTTTTCGCGCTGA
- a CDS encoding helix-turn-helix domain-containing protein yields MELSHNFAESSQAKSATTVLKQLMTAVEIPSYRALCRMAGVSEWAVKQLRGDRITQMRVETLQKLAAALQLPLTELMGHFGVIEEAASSSTQTADHGDRIAALEAEYQRLQTQLEQQETAIHQRFQQEVLTVIEPWLLQWPTVVHAVEKNPDLPATRLVPLVQPVQNLLSQWAIAAIAPVGSEVPYDPQQHQLMNGNTEPGKPVKVRYTGFLQGETLLHRAKVSPVE; encoded by the coding sequence ATGGAACTGAGCCATAATTTTGCTGAATCTTCCCAGGCTAAATCAGCAACCACCGTGCTGAAGCAACTGATGACTGCCGTTGAGATTCCCAGTTATCGAGCATTGTGTCGCATGGCTGGCGTTTCTGAGTGGGCTGTGAAACAGCTGAGGGGCGATCGCATCACGCAGATGCGAGTGGAGACGCTGCAAAAACTTGCCGCGGCCCTGCAGCTCCCTTTAACTGAACTGATGGGCCATTTTGGGGTCATCGAGGAAGCAGCGTCTTCATCAACGCAAACGGCTGATCATGGCGATCGTATCGCCGCCTTAGAAGCCGAGTATCAGCGCCTACAAACCCAGCTAGAGCAGCAGGAAACGGCGATACATCAGCGGTTTCAACAAGAAGTGCTGACTGTTATTGAACCCTGGCTCTTGCAATGGCCAACGGTTGTCCACGCGGTGGAAAAAAACCCTGATTTGCCCGCAACACGACTCGTTCCCCTGGTTCAACCCGTGCAGAATTTGCTGAGCCAGTGGGCGATCGCCGCGATCGCCCCTGTAGGTTCAGAGGTTCCTTACGATCCGCAACAGCATCAACTCATGAACGGCAATACTGAGCCCGGTAAACCCGTAAAAGTAAGATACACCGGCTTCTTACAAGGAGAGACATTGCTGCACCGAGCCAAGGTGAGCCCTGTGGAGTGA
- a CDS encoding ParB N-terminal domain-containing protein has protein sequence MRILDIPLEKIRRPLYRQNDPQKVEALMTSIAEIGLQDPIDVLEVDGEYYGFSGCHRYEACSRLGHTTIRCRVRRAPKSVLKMHLA, from the coding sequence ATGCGTATTTTAGACATCCCCCTTGAGAAGATTCGGCGCCCCCTCTATCGTCAAAATGACCCTCAAAAGGTAGAAGCCCTCATGACGTCAATCGCGGAAATTGGTCTTCAGGACCCCATTGACGTACTGGAAGTAGACGGGGAATATTATGGATTTTCAGGCTGCCATCGCTACGAAGCCTGCAGCCGCCTGGGGCACACAACAATTCGCTGTCGCGTACGCAGAGCCCCCAAATCCGTCTTGAAAATGCACCTCGCTTGA